One Carassius auratus strain Wakin chromosome 16, ASM336829v1, whole genome shotgun sequence genomic window carries:
- the atp1a3b gene encoding sodium/potassium-transporting ATPase subunit alpha-3 isoform X1, protein MGYGRSDSYRVATTQDKDDKDSPKKKGTKDLDDLKKEVPLTEHKMSVEEVCRKFQTDIVQGLTNAKAREFLARDGPNALTPPPTTPEWVKFCRQLFGGFSILLWIGAILCFLAYAIQAATEDEPAGDNLYLGIVLSAVVIITGCFSYFQEAKSSKIMESFKNMVPQQALVIREGEKMQINAEEVVAGDLVEVKGGDRIPADLRIVSSHGCKVDNSSLTGESEPQTRSPDCTHDNPLETRNIAFFSTNCVEGTARGIVVCTGDRTVMGRIATLTSGLETGKTPIAKEIEHFIHIITGVAVFLGVSFFILSIILGYTWLEAVIFLIGIIVANVPEGLLATVTVCLTLTAKRMARKNCLVKNLEAVETLGSTSTICSDKTGTLTQNRMTVAHMWFDNQIHEADTTEDQSGASFDKSSATWVALARVAALCNRAVFKAQQDSLPILKRDVAGDASESALLKCIELSCGSVKMMREKNKKVAEIPFNSTNKYQLSVHETEDPNDNRYLLVMKGAPERILDRCSTIMLQGKEQPMDEEMKEAFQNAYLELGGLGERVLGFCHLLLPEDQYPKGFAFDTEDVNFQTDNLCFVGLMSMIDPPRAAVPDAVGKCRSAGIKVIMVTGDHPITAKAIAKGVGIISEGNETVEDIAARLNIPVSQVNPRDAKACVIHGTDLKDYSQEQIDEVLRNHTEIVFARTSPQQKLIIVEGCQRQGAIVAVTGDGVNDSPALKKADIGVAMGIAGSDVSKQAADMILLDDNFASIVTGVEEGRLIFDNLKKSIAYTLTSNIPEITPFLFFIIVNIPLPLGTITILCIDLGTDMVPAISLAYEAAESDIMKRQPRNPLRDKLVNERLISIAYGQIGMIQALGGFFSYFVILAENGFLPSLLVGIRLNWDDRSQNDLEDSYGQQWTYEQRKIVEFTCHTAFFVSIVVVQWADVIICKTRRNSVFQQGMKNKILIFGLFEETALAAFLSYCPGMDVALRMYPLKPSWWFCAFPYSFLIFVYDEVRKLLIRRNPGGWVEKETYY, encoded by the exons TATGGGCGATCGGATAGCTATCGCGTGGCCACCACGCAAGATAAAGATGATAAAGATTCTCCAAAAAAGAAGGGGACGAAGGATCTTGACGATCTGAAGAAAGAAGTTCCCTTG ACTGAACACAAGATGTCTGTTGAGGAAGTATGCCGGAAATTTCAGACAGACATTGTTCAG GGTTTAACTAATGCAAAGGCTAGGGAGTTTCTGGCAAGAGATGGGCCAAATGCTCTGACCCCACCTCCCACAACTCCCGAGTGGGTTAAATTCTGTCGTCAGCTGTTCGGAGGTTTCTCCATCCTGCTGTGGATAGGAGCCATTCTCTGTTTCCTGGCCTACGCCATTCAGGCTGCTACCGAAGATGAGCCAGCTGGAGATAAC TTGTACCTGGGTATCGTGCTGTCTGCTGTGGTCATCATCACGGGCTGCTTCTCCTACTTCCAGGAGGCAAAAAGCTCCAAGATCATGGAGTCATTTAAAAACATGGTCCCCCAG CAAGCATTAGTAATCCGCGAAGGAGAGAAGATGCAGATCAACGCTGAGGAAGTGGTAGCAGGCGACCTGGTAGAGGTCAAAGGTGGAGACCGAATCCCAGCTGACCTTAGAATCGTCTCTTCTCATGGCTGCAAG GTGGATAACTCCTCCCTCACCGGCGAATCAGAACCTCAGACGAGATCACCTGACTGCACTCATGACAATCCTCTGGAAACCCGTAACATCGCTTTCTTCTCCACTAACTGCGTGGAAG GCACTGCTCGTGGTATTGTGGTCTGTACTGGCGATCGCACCGTGATGGGCCGCATTGCCACGCTGACCTCAGGACTGGAGACGGGGAAAACCCCCATCGCTAAGGAGATCGAGCACTTTATTCACATCATCACAGGCGTGGCTGTCTTCCTAGGAGTGTCTTTCTTCATTCTGTCCATCATTTTGGGATACACCTGGCTGGAGGCCGTCATTTTCCTCATCGGAATCATTGTCGCTAATGTGCCTGAGGGTCTGCTGGCTACTGTCACT GTGTGTCTCACTTTGACGGCAAAGCGTATGGCTCGGAAGAATTGCCTGGTTAAGAATCTCGAGGCTGTAGAGACACTAGGATCCACCTCAACCATCTGCTCGGACAAGACTGGAACTCTGACCCAGAATCGAATGACTGTCGCACATATGTGGTTCGACAACCAGATCCATGAAGCTGACACCACTGAAGATCAGTCTG GTGCATCATTTGATAAGAGCTCAGCAACATGGGTGGCTCTGGCCCGTGTGGCGGCTCTGTGTAACAGGGCTGTGTTCAAGGCACAACAAGACTCTCTACCCATCCTAAAAAGGGACGTTGCGGGTGATGCTTCTGAGTCCGCCCTGCTCAAGTGTATCGAGCTGTCCTGTGGCTCAGTCAAGATGATGAGAGAGAAGAACAAGAAAGTAGCCGAAATCCCATTCAACTCTACCAACAAATACCAG CTATCCGTCCATGAGACAGAAGACCCCAACGATAACCGCTACCTGTTGGTGATGAAGGGGGCTCCAGAGCGCATCCTAGATCGTTGTTCCACCATAATGCTGCAGGGTAAAGAACAGCCCATGGATGAGGAGATGAAGGAGGCCTTCCAGAATGCCTACCTGGAGCTTGGAGGACTTGGGGAGCGAGTGCTGG GATTCTGCCACCTTTTACTGCCTGAGGACCAGTACCCTAAAGGCTTTGCCTTTGACACAGAAGATGTGAATTTCCAGACAGACAACCTTTGCTTTGTGGGACTGATGTCAATGATCGACCCGCCCCGTGCTGCCGTGCCTGACGCTGTGGGAAAGTGCCGTTCTGCTGGAATCAAGGTCATCATGGTGACAGGAGATCACCCCATCACTGCCAAGGCCATCGCCAAAGGTGTGGGCATCATCTCAGAGGGCAACGAGACTGTGGAAGACATTGCTGCCCGCCTCAACATCCCCGTCAGTCAGGTCAATCCCAG GGATGCCAAGGCTTGTGTGATTCATGGAACAGATCTGAAGGACTATTCTCAAGAGCAAATAGACGAAGTTCTGCGGAACCACACTGAGATTGTGTTCGCCAGGACGTCTCCTCAGCAAAAGCTCATTATTGTAGAGGGTTGCCAGCGACAG GGAGCCATTGTGGCTGTGACAGGTGATGGTGTGAACGACTCTCCGGCCCTGAAGAAGGCTGATATCGGGGTCGCTATGGGCATTGCTGGGTCTGATGTGTCTAAACAGGCTGCTGACATGATTCTTCTGGACGACAACTTTGCCTCCATTGTTACTGGAGTAGAAGAAG GCCGACTTATCTTTGATAATTTGAAGAAGTCCATTGCGTACACCCTGACCAGCAACATCCCTGAGATCACTCCCTTCCTGTTCTTCATTATCGTCAATATCCCTCTGCCCCTGGGCACCATCACCATCCTCTGCATCGACCTGGGAACTGACATG GTTCCTGCTATTTCCCTAGCTTATGAAGCTGCGGAGAGTGACATCATGAAGAGGCAGCCCAGGAACCCTCTGAGAGACAAACTTGTGAACGAGCGTCTCATCAGCATTGCTTACGGACAAATTG gtatgaTCCAGGCTTTGGGTGGTTTCTTCAGCTACTTTGTGATTTTGGCTGAGAATGGCTTCCTGCCTTCACTGCTGGTGGGTATCAGACTCAACTGGGATGATCGTTCGCAGAACGACCTGGAGGACAGTTACGGACAGCAGTGG ACGTACGAGCAGAGGAAGATCGTCGAGTTCACATGCCACACAGCGTTCTTTGTCAGTATTGTGGTTGTACAGTGGGCTGATGTCATCATTTGCAAGACCAGACGCAACTCAGTATTCCAGCAGGGCATGAA GAATAAGATTCTGATTTTTGGGCTGTTTGAAGAAACCGCTCTTGCTGCGTTCCTCTCATACTGCCCGGGCATGGATGTGGCCCTCAGGATGTACCCGCTCAA GCCGAGCTGGTGGTTCTGTGCGTTCCCATACAGTTTCTTAATCTTTGTGTATGATGAGGTTCGAAAGTTGCTCATTCGCCGTAACCCCGGTG GATGGGTGGAAAAGGAGACATACTATTGA
- the atp1a3b gene encoding sodium/potassium-transporting ATPase subunit alpha-3 isoform X2 — MPGLTNAKAREFLARDGPNALTPPPTTPEWVKFCRQLFGGFSILLWIGAILCFLAYAIQAATEDEPAGDNLYLGIVLSAVVIITGCFSYFQEAKSSKIMESFKNMVPQQALVIREGEKMQINAEEVVAGDLVEVKGGDRIPADLRIVSSHGCKVDNSSLTGESEPQTRSPDCTHDNPLETRNIAFFSTNCVEGTARGIVVCTGDRTVMGRIATLTSGLETGKTPIAKEIEHFIHIITGVAVFLGVSFFILSIILGYTWLEAVIFLIGIIVANVPEGLLATVTVCLTLTAKRMARKNCLVKNLEAVETLGSTSTICSDKTGTLTQNRMTVAHMWFDNQIHEADTTEDQSGASFDKSSATWVALARVAALCNRAVFKAQQDSLPILKRDVAGDASESALLKCIELSCGSVKMMREKNKKVAEIPFNSTNKYQLSVHETEDPNDNRYLLVMKGAPERILDRCSTIMLQGKEQPMDEEMKEAFQNAYLELGGLGERVLGFCHLLLPEDQYPKGFAFDTEDVNFQTDNLCFVGLMSMIDPPRAAVPDAVGKCRSAGIKVIMVTGDHPITAKAIAKGVGIISEGNETVEDIAARLNIPVSQVNPRDAKACVIHGTDLKDYSQEQIDEVLRNHTEIVFARTSPQQKLIIVEGCQRQGAIVAVTGDGVNDSPALKKADIGVAMGIAGSDVSKQAADMILLDDNFASIVTGVEEGRLIFDNLKKSIAYTLTSNIPEITPFLFFIIVNIPLPLGTITILCIDLGTDMVPAISLAYEAAESDIMKRQPRNPLRDKLVNERLISIAYGQIGMIQALGGFFSYFVILAENGFLPSLLVGIRLNWDDRSQNDLEDSYGQQWTYEQRKIVEFTCHTAFFVSIVVVQWADVIICKTRRNSVFQQGMKNKILIFGLFEETALAAFLSYCPGMDVALRMYPLKPSWWFCAFPYSFLIFVYDEVRKLLIRRNPGGWVEKETYY, encoded by the exons ATGcct GGTTTAACTAATGCAAAGGCTAGGGAGTTTCTGGCAAGAGATGGGCCAAATGCTCTGACCCCACCTCCCACAACTCCCGAGTGGGTTAAATTCTGTCGTCAGCTGTTCGGAGGTTTCTCCATCCTGCTGTGGATAGGAGCCATTCTCTGTTTCCTGGCCTACGCCATTCAGGCTGCTACCGAAGATGAGCCAGCTGGAGATAAC TTGTACCTGGGTATCGTGCTGTCTGCTGTGGTCATCATCACGGGCTGCTTCTCCTACTTCCAGGAGGCAAAAAGCTCCAAGATCATGGAGTCATTTAAAAACATGGTCCCCCAG CAAGCATTAGTAATCCGCGAAGGAGAGAAGATGCAGATCAACGCTGAGGAAGTGGTAGCAGGCGACCTGGTAGAGGTCAAAGGTGGAGACCGAATCCCAGCTGACCTTAGAATCGTCTCTTCTCATGGCTGCAAG GTGGATAACTCCTCCCTCACCGGCGAATCAGAACCTCAGACGAGATCACCTGACTGCACTCATGACAATCCTCTGGAAACCCGTAACATCGCTTTCTTCTCCACTAACTGCGTGGAAG GCACTGCTCGTGGTATTGTGGTCTGTACTGGCGATCGCACCGTGATGGGCCGCATTGCCACGCTGACCTCAGGACTGGAGACGGGGAAAACCCCCATCGCTAAGGAGATCGAGCACTTTATTCACATCATCACAGGCGTGGCTGTCTTCCTAGGAGTGTCTTTCTTCATTCTGTCCATCATTTTGGGATACACCTGGCTGGAGGCCGTCATTTTCCTCATCGGAATCATTGTCGCTAATGTGCCTGAGGGTCTGCTGGCTACTGTCACT GTGTGTCTCACTTTGACGGCAAAGCGTATGGCTCGGAAGAATTGCCTGGTTAAGAATCTCGAGGCTGTAGAGACACTAGGATCCACCTCAACCATCTGCTCGGACAAGACTGGAACTCTGACCCAGAATCGAATGACTGTCGCACATATGTGGTTCGACAACCAGATCCATGAAGCTGACACCACTGAAGATCAGTCTG GTGCATCATTTGATAAGAGCTCAGCAACATGGGTGGCTCTGGCCCGTGTGGCGGCTCTGTGTAACAGGGCTGTGTTCAAGGCACAACAAGACTCTCTACCCATCCTAAAAAGGGACGTTGCGGGTGATGCTTCTGAGTCCGCCCTGCTCAAGTGTATCGAGCTGTCCTGTGGCTCAGTCAAGATGATGAGAGAGAAGAACAAGAAAGTAGCCGAAATCCCATTCAACTCTACCAACAAATACCAG CTATCCGTCCATGAGACAGAAGACCCCAACGATAACCGCTACCTGTTGGTGATGAAGGGGGCTCCAGAGCGCATCCTAGATCGTTGTTCCACCATAATGCTGCAGGGTAAAGAACAGCCCATGGATGAGGAGATGAAGGAGGCCTTCCAGAATGCCTACCTGGAGCTTGGAGGACTTGGGGAGCGAGTGCTGG GATTCTGCCACCTTTTACTGCCTGAGGACCAGTACCCTAAAGGCTTTGCCTTTGACACAGAAGATGTGAATTTCCAGACAGACAACCTTTGCTTTGTGGGACTGATGTCAATGATCGACCCGCCCCGTGCTGCCGTGCCTGACGCTGTGGGAAAGTGCCGTTCTGCTGGAATCAAGGTCATCATGGTGACAGGAGATCACCCCATCACTGCCAAGGCCATCGCCAAAGGTGTGGGCATCATCTCAGAGGGCAACGAGACTGTGGAAGACATTGCTGCCCGCCTCAACATCCCCGTCAGTCAGGTCAATCCCAG GGATGCCAAGGCTTGTGTGATTCATGGAACAGATCTGAAGGACTATTCTCAAGAGCAAATAGACGAAGTTCTGCGGAACCACACTGAGATTGTGTTCGCCAGGACGTCTCCTCAGCAAAAGCTCATTATTGTAGAGGGTTGCCAGCGACAG GGAGCCATTGTGGCTGTGACAGGTGATGGTGTGAACGACTCTCCGGCCCTGAAGAAGGCTGATATCGGGGTCGCTATGGGCATTGCTGGGTCTGATGTGTCTAAACAGGCTGCTGACATGATTCTTCTGGACGACAACTTTGCCTCCATTGTTACTGGAGTAGAAGAAG GCCGACTTATCTTTGATAATTTGAAGAAGTCCATTGCGTACACCCTGACCAGCAACATCCCTGAGATCACTCCCTTCCTGTTCTTCATTATCGTCAATATCCCTCTGCCCCTGGGCACCATCACCATCCTCTGCATCGACCTGGGAACTGACATG GTTCCTGCTATTTCCCTAGCTTATGAAGCTGCGGAGAGTGACATCATGAAGAGGCAGCCCAGGAACCCTCTGAGAGACAAACTTGTGAACGAGCGTCTCATCAGCATTGCTTACGGACAAATTG gtatgaTCCAGGCTTTGGGTGGTTTCTTCAGCTACTTTGTGATTTTGGCTGAGAATGGCTTCCTGCCTTCACTGCTGGTGGGTATCAGACTCAACTGGGATGATCGTTCGCAGAACGACCTGGAGGACAGTTACGGACAGCAGTGG ACGTACGAGCAGAGGAAGATCGTCGAGTTCACATGCCACACAGCGTTCTTTGTCAGTATTGTGGTTGTACAGTGGGCTGATGTCATCATTTGCAAGACCAGACGCAACTCAGTATTCCAGCAGGGCATGAA GAATAAGATTCTGATTTTTGGGCTGTTTGAAGAAACCGCTCTTGCTGCGTTCCTCTCATACTGCCCGGGCATGGATGTGGCCCTCAGGATGTACCCGCTCAA GCCGAGCTGGTGGTTCTGTGCGTTCCCATACAGTTTCTTAATCTTTGTGTATGATGAGGTTCGAAAGTTGCTCATTCGCCGTAACCCCGGTG GATGGGTGGAAAAGGAGACATACTATTGA